From one Brachionichthys hirsutus isolate HB-005 unplaced genomic scaffold, CSIRO-AGI_Bhir_v1 contig_304, whole genome shotgun sequence genomic stretch:
- the LOC137913876 gene encoding hyaluronidase-1-like, producing the protein GGTTGARLYLSSQIKEALRVSSLTGTFDLPVFPLVKIGYASTNTFLSQADLVSAIGESAAMGTAGIVIWERSETQTERECQDLAEFVRKVLGPYSVNVTTAARLCSASLCQGKGRCVRQNAESFAYLHLPSPTKVTEKQEEAKAADGPDTGTKPAEPDPAEMWKEDFQCQWYKTTDRDVSDQQAPKDGASVGKREKEKARDVTEPATTASTLASTTAANSVTKSTESSSPGLGSPTPSLEDTNIDSGTDPIRAPEPPVLLLLLLVAGNLCLRP; encoded by the exons GGTGGGACCACTGGAGCCAGGCTTTATTTGTCCAGCCAAATCAAAGAAGCGCTACGAGTATCGTCTCTGACGGGGACGTTTGACCTTCCTGTATTCCCCCTGGTAAAGATAGGCTACGCCTCCACTAACACTTTCCTGTCACAG GCAGACCTGGTGAGCGCCATAGGAGAGAGTGCTGCTATGGGAACAGCAGGAATCGTCATCTGGGAGAGAAGTGAAACTCAGACAGAG AGAGAGTGCCAGGACCTGGCAGAGTTTGTCCGTAAGGTTCTGGGACCTTACTCCGTCAACGTTACTACAGCAGCTCGACTGTGCTCAGCTTCCCTGTGCCAGGGAAAGGGACGATGTGTCCGTCAAAACGCAGAAAGCTTTGCCTACCTCCACCTCCCATCCCCAACAAAAGTAACGGAAAAG CAAGAAGAAGCAAAAGCAGCTGATGGGCCAGACACGGGCACTAAACCAGCTGAACCAGATCCAGCAGAGATGTGGAAGGAGGACTTCCAGTGCCAGTGGTACAAGACGACAGACAGGGACGTCTCAGATCAGCAAGCCCCCAAAGACGGAGCATCCGTtgggaagagagaaaaagagaaggctCGCGATGTAACTGAGCCCGCGACGACAGCTTCTACCTTAGCTTCTACAACAGCAGCTAACTCCGTAACTAAGTCCACAGAAAGTAGTTCACCTGGTTTAGGAAGTCCAACACCTTCACTGGAAGACACTAATATAGACAGTGGTACAGATCCAATCCGTGCCCCAGAGCCGCCTGTTCTTCTGTTATTGCTGCTAGTGGCTGGAAATCTATGCCTGCGACCTTAA